One Fusarium poae strain DAOMC 252244 chromosome 4, whole genome shotgun sequence DNA window includes the following coding sequences:
- a CDS encoding hypothetical protein (CAZy:AA4) yields the protein MPLRAEQDSKQASAASSPIQDASPSTAVPMVLPPKTTRETFQSFITDAQGISGLDNVTIVSSSDQCNKNDYLDQSKVHDMFHIAGKEHFISSAVITPRDVSEVQAIVKLANKYNIPLWPLSVGRNVGYGGAAPRVPGSVTLDLGKHMNKILKVDVDGAYALVEPGVTYADLHQYLVDNNLRDKLWVDVPDLGGGSVLGNTTERGVGYTPYGDHFMMHCGMEVVLPDGTLVRTGMGALPNPNADPNAPPHEQEPNSAWQLFNYGFGPYNDGIFTQSSLGIVVKMGVWLMVNPGGYQSYMITIPRDEDLHQAIEIIRPLRTSMVLQNVPTVRHVLLDAAVMGNRASYTASEKPLNDEELNEIAEKLKLGRWNFYGALYGPEPIRKVMWEVVKQSFSAIPGAKFYFPEDMPDNLVLQTRHLTLQGIPTYTELEWVNWLPNGAHLFFSPIAKVTGDDAMAQYQLTRTECEKAGFDFIGTFVVGMREMHHIVCLVFNREDEDSCRRAHKLICTLIDEAAKRGWGEYRTHLALMDQIAKTYSFNNNAQMHLNTLIKNALDPNGILAPGKNGIWPQNYKAEDFAVDPVPETPGTSL from the exons ATGCCACTTCGTGCTGAACAAGATTCCAAGCAGGCCTCGGCTGCTTCGTCTCCCATACAGGATGCAAGCCCGTCTACAGCAGTTCCAATGGTCCTGCCTCCCAAAACAACAAGAGAGACATTCCAAAGTTTCATCACAGATGCACAGGGCATCAGTGGCCTGGACAATGTTACAATTGTTAGTAGCAGTGATCAATGCAACAAGAACGACTACCTTGATCAGAGCAAAGTCCATGACATGTTTCACATCGCGGGCAAAGAACATTTTATATCATCAGCCGTCATCACACCTCGTGACGTTTCAGAAGTCCAAGCCATCGTCAAGCTGGCAAACAAATACAACATTCCTCTGTGGCCGTTATCCGTCGGCCGAAACGTCGGATACGGCGGAGCTGCTCCCCGAGTCCCCGGGTCTGTCACGCTCGATCTTGGAAAGCATATGAATAAAATCCTCAAGGTCGACGTCGATGGGGCTTACGCTCTTGTGGAACCGGGTGTAACATATGCAGATCTTCATCAGTACTTGGTTGACAACAATCTTCGCGACAAGCTTTGGGTTGACGTTCCTGACTTGGGTGGAGGTTCTGTTCTTGGAAACACCACTGAGAGAGGAGTCGGCTATACACCCTACG GTGATCATTTCATGATGCACTGTGGTATGGAAG TTGTCCTACCAGACGGTACCCTCGTGCGGACAGGAATGGGTGCACTTCCCAATCCTAACGCAGACCCCAATGCACCACCACATGAGCAAGAGCCCAACTCTGCCTGGCAACTCTTCAACTACGGGTTCGGCCCATACAACGATGGAATCTTCACCCAGTCGTCACTTGGTATCGTTGTCAAGATGGGAGTGTGGCTTATGGTCAACCCGGGTGGCTACCAATCCTACATGATCACTATTCCTAGAGACGAAGATCTCCACCAGGCTATCGAAATCATCAGACCACTCCGGACATCCATGGTTCTGCAAAATGTACCGACTGTAAGGCATGTACTTTTGGACGCAGCAGTCATG GGGAACCGCGCTTCATACACTGCGTCTGAGAAGCCTCTCAATGACGAAGAGCTTAACGAGATAGCCGAGAAATTGAAACTAGGCCGGTGGAACTTTTACGGAGCACTCTATGGGCCTGAACCTATCAGAAAGGTCATGTGGGAAGTTGTCAAGCAGTCATTTTCTGCTATCCCTGGTGCCAAGTTCTATTTTCCTGAGGATATGCCAGACAATCTTGTGTTACAGACGAGACATCTGACActccaaggcattcccacaTATACGGAATTAGAATGGGT GAACTGGCTACCTAACGGCGCACACCTATTCTTCTCGCCAATTGCCAAAGTCACTGGCGATGATGCCATGGCTCAATATCAGCTCACTCGGACCGAATGTGAGAAAGCCGGGTTCGACTTCATCGGTACTTTTGTCGTTGGAATGCGCGAGATGCATCACATCGTTTGTCTAGTATTCAACCGTGAGGACGAGGACTCATGCCGTCGCGCCCACAAACTCATCTGCACCTTGATAGATGAAGCAGCCAAAAGAGGCTGGGGAGAATATCGCACTCATCTGGCTCTGATGGATCAGATCGCGAAAACTTACAGCTTTAACAATAATGCTCAGATGCATCTCAATACCCTTATCAAGAACGCTCTTGACCCTAATGGGATTCTGGCTCCGGGTAAGAATGGCATTTGGCCTCAGAACTATAAAGCAGAGGACTTTGCGGTCGACCCAGTACCTGAAACACCCGGAACAAGTCTGTAG
- a CDS encoding hypothetical protein (TransMembrane:8 (o18-36i99-118o124-143i164-184o204-225i237-254o279-300i376-396o)) encodes MSDETSASQAPDEVSGQAAFWILITLATAAIVQPSARSRRKGRDVFDGTIDLLRCIPAVCFLDSIADLVSLATAIYRAFSTPKSTQNTRRRAFPKASTFIVKLALSTVTVLPQTIKVASLKGVLATQACAFLFFISTTTRLVVDFCGLEDDSNYTNARDKALSLSIPAMLALLLQLPFEAWIWYNISFSATLNLSTNMENLCSWLTIICIAVLFTQPLIWILYLIARRRFDMSASPYMVPMRGFYLLLVILGVSKKPAVDGDSESESTIRPPPAWSGRLSYTISLMLCVALISIAVTKILDALGKLVSRGDDTVSTTNIPSDVPPEGPSPEQESTDDDTVEVNEPLSVGLSATWLGRLGAIVDRWLIRALTIHSRASVGILLTVFNLITTTIYYLVYFDGSGTVNPNWTSVLG; translated from the coding sequence ATGTCAGACGAGACATCAGCTTCACAAGCTCCTGACGAGGTCAGCGGTCAAGCTGCGTTTTGGATTCTCATAACACTAGCAACCGCTGCTATCGTTCAGCCATCAGCAAGAAGCAGACGAAAAGGCCGTGATGTATTCGATGGTACCATAGACCTTCTACGATGTATCCCGGCTGTTTGTTTCCTCGACTCTATTGCCGACCTTGTCTCACTAGCAACCGCCATCTATCGGGCATTTTCTACGCCAAAGTCAACACAAAATACTCGCCGAAGGGCCTTCCCTAAAGCGAGTACGTTTATTGTCAAATTGGCTTTGTCCACGGTCACGGTACTACCTCAGACAATCAAAGTGGCCAGTTTAAAGGGTGTCCTGGCAACGCAGGCTTGTGCCTTTCtattcttcatctccacTACGACTAGACTAGTGGTAGACTTTTGTGGTCTTGAGGATGACTCAAACTACACAAATGCTCGAGACAAAGCTCTCTCACTGAGCATACCAGCAATGTTGGCATTACTTCTTCAGTTGCCGTTTGAAGCTTGGATCTGGTATAATATCAGTTTTTCAGCCACCTTGAACCTATCAACCAATATGGAGAATCTCTGTTCCTGGTTAACAATTATCTGCATCGCGGTATTGTTCACACAACCTCTAATATGGATATTGTACCTTATTGCCCGCCGAAGATTCGATATGTCGGCTTCTCCGTACATGGTTCCTATGCGGGGGTTCTACCTATTACTTGTTATTCTAGGAGTGTCCAAGAAGCCTGCTGTGGACGGAGACTCAGAATCCGAATCGACCATCAGGCCGCCACCGGCTTGGTCGGGTCGCCTGAGTTATACAATAAGCCTAATGCTTTGTGTCGCCCTCATCAGCATAGCTGTGACAAAGATACTGGATGCTCTCGGAAAATTAGTCTCTCGTGGAGATGACACCGTGTCAACAACCAATATCCCATCTGATGTACCACCCGAAGGGCCGTCACCTGAACAAGAGAGCACGGATGACGATACCGTGGAAGTGAATGAGCCGCTGTCGGTGGGATTATCTGCGACTTGGTTGGGAAGACTTGGCGCAATTGTTGACCGCTGGCTTATACGTGCCCTTACCATACATTCAAGGGCCAGTGTGGGCATTCTTTTGACTGTCTTTAATTTAATCACAACGACAATCTATTACCTGGTGTATTTCGATGGTTCTGGTACTGTAAACCCGAATTGGACCAGTGTCTTGGGATGA
- a CDS encoding hypothetical protein (CAZy:GH78~CAZy:CBM67), giving the protein MSLKVIDVRFEHYRHPNTLGVHEKKPRISWRFQDAPPGFEQEAYEIQVNKLSGQRKYHICTVAIESAESYLVPWPADELVSRQRYTVSVRVKGKGQTTFTEWSDDAWLETGIFERSGWKGNFISAPWSEKDNHKPQPEDLFRKRFSLSGMIQSARLYITARGVYEAEINGQRVGDQFLAPGWTCYDDRLTYQTYDVTEFINGQDNCLGVRLAEGWFTGRLSFDGGRRNIYGTRTSLLAQLELQFDDGSNQVIWTNNEWAVSQGPIRQAELYDGEKYDATLEILGWSSPGDINGPWKKAEELPFISEEIHLTAAISEPVRRIENVAPVEKIVTPTGKTIIDFGQNLVGYIRIKQVKGLRGHKITLRHAEVLENGELGTRPLRKCDATDVYTLRGDAEPEKYEPRFTYHGFRYLQVEDWPWPEKDVTDAVEAVVCHTDMEEQGYFSCSDDKLNKLFSNVRWSMRDNFLSIPTDCPQRDERLGWTGDLALFAPTATFIYGCYPILKDWLKGVWFDQKQRGGIPPMVSPNVLDKCRIWGPIWPCAIWHDVVVLAPWALYQETADPSILADQFKSMETWLRVIPRNKEGSTHLWFFDADQLADWLDPSAPPDDAAKATTDPPLVANAFLIHCLDIMGQVCSVLGKAETSSYYTTWAEKARAEFNQEYASPNGRLVSDTQTAYALAICFNLLNKEQLSHAGSRLSDIVRRNGFRIGTGFAGTPYVCEALTRTGHSNVAYAMLLNEKCPSWLYAISMGGTTTWERWDSMLPDGSINPGEMTSFNHYAYGAVAKFMVERLAGLQQVEAGWKKSRVQPEIVGDFKWASASHLTPYGKVSSSWKLETEDGKDVLHVDVEVPTGTTMEVVLPDGNHNKTEIVGSGKWSFKAKYEKRSEWPVKETKFILQEIVEETEREKSV; this is encoded by the exons ATGTCTCTCAAAGTAATTGACGTTCGCTTCGAGCACTATCGCCACCCCAATACTTTGGGCGTTCACGAAAAGAAACCACGCATCTCGTGGCGCTTTCAAGACGCACCACCAGGCTTTGAGCAAGAAGCCTATGAGATACAGGTCAACAAGCTTTCTGGACAACGAAAATATCATATTTGTACTGTTGCGATTGAATCAGCTGAGTCCTACTTGGTACCTTGGCCGGCCGATGAGCTTGTGTCTCGTCAGAGATACACAGTCTCAGTCAGAGTAAAGGGCAAGGGTCAAACCACTTTCACTGAGTGGAGTGACGATGCATGGCTAGAAACCGGTATCTTTGAAAGAAGTGGCTGGAAGGGCAACTTCATTTCGGCACCATGGTCAGAAAAAGACAACCACAAGCCCCAGCCAGAAGACCTCTTTCGAAAGCGGTTCTCATTGAGTGGAATGATACAATCAGCACGACTGTACATAACAGCTCGAGGTGTATACGAAGCCGAGATCAATGGTCAACGCGTCGGTGATCAGTTCTTAGCACCGGGCTGGACTTGCTACGATGATCGGTTGACATACCAAACTTACGATGTCACGGAATTTATCAATGGACAGGACAACTGCTTGGGTGTCCGTTTGGCCGAAGGATGGTTCACTGGTCGCCTTAGCTTTGACGGCGGCCGAAGAAATATCTACGGTACTCGAACGAGTTTACTGGCACAGCTAGAACTACAGTTCGACGACGGGTCTAATCAAGTTATCTGGACAAACAACGAGTGGGCAGTATCTCAAGGTCCCATTCGCCAAGCAGAGCTTTATGATGGAGAGAAGTATGATGCCACTCTCGAAATATTAGGGTGGTCTTCTCCTGGTGACATAAATGGTccttggaagaaggcggaAGAGTTGCCATTCATTTCGGAAGAGATTCACCTTACCGCTGCTATTTCTGAGCCAGTTCGTCGCATTGAGAATGTCGCGCCTGTTGAGAAGATTGTCACGCCAACAGGAAAGACAATCATCGACTTTGGTCAGAACCTGGTAGGCTATATCCGCATCAAGCAGGTCAAGGGCCTGCGCGGACATAAAATCACATTGCGACATGCCGAAGTTCTCGAGAATGGAGAATTGGGCACAAGGCCTCTTCGGAAATGTGATGCCACCGATGTCTACACACTCAGAGGTGATGCAGAACCAGAAAAGTATGAGCCAAGGTTTACCTATCATGGATTTCGCTATTTGCAAGTCGAAGACTGGCCTTGGCCTGAAAAAGACGTCACAGACGCTGTCGAGGCTGTGGTATGTCACACGGATATGGAAGAACAGGGATACTTTTCATGTTCGGATGACAAACTGAACAAGCTATTCAGTAATGTCCGCTGGAGTATGAGAGACAACTTTCTTTCGATACCTACGGATTGCCCCCAACGAGATGAACGTCTTGGATGGACAGGTGACTTGGCATTATTTGCCCCAACGGCTACTTTTATCTACGGTTGCTATCCAATCTTGAAAGACTGGCTCAAGGGTGTCTGGTTTGACCAGAAACAGCGAGGTGGTATCCCTCCGATGGTCTCGCccaacgtgcttgataagtgCAGGATCTGGGGTCCTATCTGGCCTTGTGCAATTTGGCAcgatgttgttgttttggCGCCATGGGCTTTGTACCAAGAAACAGCAGATCCATCAATTCTAGCTGACCAGTTCAAGTCTATGGAGACTTGGTTGAGAGTCATTCCTAGAAACAAAGAAGGGTCTACTCATCTTTGGTTCTTTGACGCGGATCAACTTGCG GACTGGCTTGATCCGAGTGCACCACCAGACGATGCAGCTAAAGCTACTACCGATCCTCCATTAGTTGCCAACGCATTCCTGATCCATTGTCTCGACATTATGGGCCAGGTATGCAGTGTACTGGGAAAGGCAGAGACTAGCTCTTACTACACCACATGGGCTGAGAAGGCACGCGCCGAGTTCAACCAAGAATACGCTTCTCCAAATGGCCGTCTCGTATCAGACACTCAGACTGCTTACGCTCTCGCCATCTGCTTCAATCTACTCAACAAAGAACAGCTATCACACGCGGGCTCACGACTGTCAGACATTGTCAGACGAAATGGATTCCGCATAGGCACAGGCTTTGCCGGAACGCCGTATGTCTGCGAAGCCCTCACCCGAACAGGCCACAGCAATGTGGCTTACGCGATGCTTCTAAACGAGAAGTGCCCGTCTTGGCTGTATGCTATTTCTATGGGCGGCACAACAACCTGGGAACGATGGGATAGTATGCTACCAGATGGATCAATCAACCCTGGTGAGATGACCAGTTTCAACCACTACGCTTATGGAGCTGTAGCCAAGTTTATGGTGGAAAGACTTGCCGGCTTACAGCAAGTCGAGGCTGGATGGAAGAAGTCGAGAGTGCAGCCAGAAATTGTGGGAGATTTCAAGTGGGCGTCTGCATCTCATCTTACACCTTATGGGAAGGTGTCAAGTTCTTGGAAATTGGAGACTGAAGATGGCAAGGATGTGCTACATGTGGATGTTGAAGTACCAACCGGTACCACAATGGAAGTGGTGTTACCTGACGGAAATCACAACAAGACAGAGATTGTTGGCTCAGGAAAATGGTCTTTCAAGGCGAAATATGAGAAAAGATCTGAGTGGCCAGTGAAGGAGACAAAGTTTATACTGCAGGAGATTGTTGAGGAGActgagagagagaaaagtgTTTAG
- a CDS encoding hypothetical protein (TransMembrane:10 (i48-66o159-177i189-207o227-248i305-325o345-364i371-391o403-423i435-457o469-488i)): protein MEKPESAAHIERSNTSKSLHISANHTRGHAIQQQEHNRTYLQTLRKDPWLLLWIGVMLWTLIVRGFENQSSGSVISIPVFKERFGKPDDKGDYFIETSWQSALSGGSNAAAIFGAWASSYFADIIGFKPVVLAAAAINIGSVGVEFASTSIEMFFAGKMVNFIAIGAFQNLCTAYVADVSPLAIRSTTIGFCNLAQCIGPFISAILSNFSSQWDTNWSWQSLIVAQWGFAAVALVGQVLMPESPVFLVRKGKMDKAQKALERMYSDPEDASGHLERIKLTLEEAESQNLGSYLDCFKGTNLRRSLIAIMVFLSEPMSGLGFVSNYGALMYQYLGISDSKSFQIQIGAQILSMSGATIAFLVGDFYGRRPMYVTGCVALACLLMCMGISGSVDNTAAVTASVGFYTMYNFFYNVGVGSTVYTIAGEIPTSVLRTKTIAISICISSAVNTMWSFVAPYIFNPEYANLKAKIGFIFGGFMIIFAVLAFLFVPETRMRSYEELDELFMDKIPARQFRKHVTLAERRAEEAYAIENGAEGKLRDA from the coding sequence ATGGAGAAACCTGAATCCGCAGCCCATATTGAGCGATCCAACACCTCCAAATCCCTCCACATCTCTGCAAATCATACCCGCGGTCATGCTATTCAACAGCAAGAACACAACAGAACCTACTTGCAGACACTCCGCAAGGATCCATGGCTTCTTCTATGGATCGGAGTTATGCTCTGGACTCTGATCGTTCGCGGTTTTGAGAACCAGTCTTCAGGCTCAGTCATTAGTATTCCCGTCTTCAAGGAACGCTTCGGCAAACCAGATGACAAGGGCGATTACTTTATCGAGACTAGCTGGCAGTCAGCACTCAGTGGAGGCTCAAATGCTGCTGCTATCTTTGGTGCCTGGGCTTCATCATACTTTGCTGATATCATCGGCTTCAAACCAGTTGTTCTTGCTGCTGCAGCCATCAACATTGGTTCTGTAGGTGTTGAGTTTGCCTCTACATCTATCGAAATGTTTTTTGCTGGAAAGATGGTCAACTTTATCGCCATTGGAGCTTTTCAAAACCTCTGCACAGCGTACGTTGCTGATGTCTCGCCGTTGGCAATCCGCTCCACTACCATTGGTTTCTGTAATCTTGCTCAATGCATTGGCCCTTTCATCTCTGCCATTCTTTCCAACTTCAGTTCCCAGTGGGATACCAACTGGTCCTGGCAATCCCTCATTGTTGCACAGTGGGGTTTTGCAGCAGTGGCTTTAGTCGGTCAAGTCTTGATGCCTGAATCCCCAGTCTTTTTGGTCCGAAAAGGCAAGATGGATAAAGCCCAAAAAGCCCTTGAACGAATGTATTCCGACCCAGAGGATGCTTCTGGACATTTGGAACGTATCAAGTTGACTCTGGAGGAGGCAGAGTCCCAAAACCTTGGTTCTTACCTCGACTGTTTCAAGGGAACCAACCTCCGAAGATCCCTCATCGCCATCATGGTGTTTCTGTCAGAGCCAATGTCTGGTCTGGGATTTGTTTCCAATTATGGTGCTTTGATGTATCAATACCTTGGAATTAGCGACAGCAAGTCCTTCCAGATTCAGATTGGTGCTCAGATCCTTTCCATGTCTGGTGCAACCATCGCGTTCCTCGTAGGCGACTTCTATGGCCGTCGACCTATGTACGTCACTGGATGTGTTGCCCTCGCTTGTCTCCTGATGTGTATGGGTATTTCTGGGTCAGTCGACAATACGGCTGCTGTTACCGCATCTGTTGGGTTTTACACCATGTACAACTTCTTTTACAATGTTGGTGTCGGCTCGACTGTGTACACCATCGCAGGAGAGATTCCTACTTCAGTACTCCGAACCAAGACAATTGCGATTTCTATTTGCATCTCTTCAGCTGTCAATACTATGTGGTCGTTTGTCGCACCATACATCTTCAACCCCGAGTATGCCAATCTTAAAGCCAAAATTGGTTTCATTTTTGGCGGCTTTATGATTATCTTTGCTGTTTTGGCGTTCTTGTTCGTTCCCGAGACTCGCATGAGGAGCTACGAGGAGTTGGACGAGCTTTTCATGGATAAGATTCCTGCTCGACAGTTCCGCAAGCATGTCACCCTTGCCGAGCGTCGTGCTGAAGAGGCATATGCGATTGAGAATGGTGCGGAGGGAAAACTTCGAGATGCCTAG
- a CDS encoding hypothetical protein (SECRETED:SignalP(1-20)~TransMembrane:1 (n5-15c20/21o911-928i)) produces MRSQVTLCALWAILIPLCPSNTRFEVFCNSYSTGGNQIGPSFELDDLASCIDLCAVTSDCKAALFDRSQFLCYLLDESDGPASNNLYDSAILLPSEPTTTTATTTAAVAAITSDVSAPTSCSQLDNPSNIDGVEFTLFCGNQATGGNAVDYSNQLQSLTECMEFCVGNLACRAVTFDNSFQECYLYDGFNGFQSDLSKDMAVVSSRPAVTSTTEASAEIPTITSLSASYETSSTIETTSESMETTIYTSSSASTSSGSPETTSAGTIESSLFTTTLSETSEATTSLPTTSSLFTSLSSSQDTPSGSTSDSALQSTLESTSTSAESATTSLEAVSLSTTLPASTSTDSSSSLWSESASETISGAQSASTSAEESASLEPTTIAISIDTTHIDNTNIDMSTAETLTTETPSIETSTVETSATAIISTSTGSSLSDASRVSTETESSSEVSALPSASSTPSARNIPILSEYAFTGCLKSLEGYPSFQEVATDPEMTTRKCVDLAFGSEYIGVYQETCYKADVLDDTEFISDARCDLTCPGDRTLFCGGILGGEQMILHRAIAPNLLLTLYRKKLPSTSDALSSSFSAPPSSSLQATGSQGYGGTSESSGTSQSIQTDSPYSLSSPTTENIGSKTLLVSDSTNTETNSETRLPTSLPTPTAIYTAYSTPTIDDAYTRTRLAETVTTITYSTVNPSNAASLTTTCVPITLLYSPCGCKNQVYPTVDMTTVACTQGGDIVTLTVPKAAYETGRVDYTHPIVQYPSGWNEGHQAHAGSSNYPTGQPAGGSRPGSKNGQPEYPTVATGSQDSYPSYKAHHPVIPTSVGGSSGDDQPEQGNPQPSVPAQGSAEAINNMPMNPSQPSSPKSLTTETRIITTTQLGNSALPSQSSPIDQGQTTSETKGLPYNTPVVVSEACINNLTLWITITALVGIFLM; encoded by the exons CAGATTGCAAAGCCGCACTCTTTGACCGCAGCCAGTTCCTTTGCTACTTGCTCGACGAATCTGATGGCCCAGCATCTAATAATCTGTATGACTCGGCTATTTTGCTGCCATCTGAACCAACTACGACAACCGCGACTACAACTGCTGCCGTCGCGGCTATAACATCTGACGTTTCGGCTCCAACATCTTGCAGTCAACTCGATAATCCATCCAATATTGACGGCGTGGAATTCACACTCTTCTGTGGCAATCAAGCAACGGGCGGTAATGCGGTCGACTATAGCAACCAGCTTCAAAGCTTGACAGAATGCATGGAATTCTGTGTTGGTAACCTAGCTTGTCGCGCAGTCACGTTCGACAACTCTTTTCAGGAATGTTACTTGTACGATGGATTCAACGGTTTCCAGAGTGACTTGAGCAAGGATATGGCTGTAGTATCATCTCGACCGGCTGTCACATCTACAACTGAAGCTTCAGCGGAAATTCCTACAATTACATCATTATCGGCATCGTATGAGACCTCTTCAACGATTGAAACCACCTCAGAGTCTATGGAAACAACAATATACACCAGCTCTTCAGCATCCACATCATCCGGGTCCCCAGAGACTACATCAGCGGGTACAATAGAGTCGTCATTGTTTACAACTACATTAAGTGAAACCTCTGAAGCAACTACTTCACTACCGACAACATCGTCACTATTTACATCATTATCGTCTTCGCAAGACACTCCCTCGGGGTCTACATCTGATTCTGCACTTCAGTCTACACTGGAATCTACATCTACTTCAGCTGAATCTGCTACAACATCACTAGAGGCTGTCTCCTTATCAACTACACTGCCAGCATCTACATCAACcgactcttcatcatcgctaTGGTCAGAATCTGCCTCAGAGACTATATCGGGTGCCCAATCGGCATCTACATCAGCCGAGGAGTCAGCTTCTCTAGAGCCTACTACTATCGCAATAAGTATTGATACAACACACATTGATAATACCAACATCGATATGTCGACCGCGGAGACATTGACGACTGAAACACCATCCATAGAAACATCAACCGTGGAGACATCAGCCACCGCGAtcatatcaacatcaacaggaTCAAGTTTGAGCGATGCTAGCCGTGTTTCCACTGAGACAGAATCCTCATCAGAGGTTTCCGCTCTGCCTTCAGcctcatcaacaccatctGCAAGGAACATTCCTATCCTCAGTGAATATGCCTTCACAGGGTGTTTAAAATCCCTTGAGGGTTACCCATCATTTCAAGAGGTAGCAACCGATCCAGAAATGACTACCCGAAAGTGTGTCGACTTGGCTTTCGGAAGTGAATATATCGGTGTCTATCAAGA GACTTGTTACAAGGCCGATGTGCTAGATGATACAGAATTCATATCGGATGCACGCTGCGATCTCACATGCCCTGGAGATCGCACTCTGTTCTGCGGAGGTATTCTCGGCGGCGAACAAATGATTCTGCATCGAGCGATCGCGCCTAATCTACTCCTCACCCTCTATCGCAAAAAGCTTCCCTCCACTTCCGATGCCTTATCCTCTTCGTTCTCCGCAcctccctcttcttccttacAGGCTACGGGATCCCAGGGTTATGGAGGGACTTCTGAGTCAAGCGGTACTTCACAATCCATTCAAACAGACTCTCCATACTCTTTGTCCTCCCCCACAACTGAAAACATTGGCTCAAAGACTCTTTTGGTGTCTGATTCCACTAACACAGAGACCAACTCTGAAACTCGTCTGCCAACGTCTCTCCCTACCCCAACAGCCATCTATACCGCTTACTCGACTCCAACTATTGACGATGCTTACACCAGAACTCGACTTGCCGAGACAGTAACCACTATTACTTACTCTACTGTCAACCCAAGCAATGCTGCATCTCTCACCACAACTTGTGTTCCTATTACCCTACTATACAGCCCTTGCGGGTGTAAGAACCAGGTATACCCAACAGTGGATATGACAACTGTTGCCTGTACCCAAGGAGGGGATATTGTTACCCTGACAGTTCCAAAAGCTGCTTATGAGACTGGCCGTGTGGACTATACACACCCAATCGTTCAATATCCTTCAGGCTGGAATGAGGGGCATCAGGCACATGCTGGCAGCAGTAATTATCCTACGGGACAGCCTGCAGGAGGTTCTCGACCTGGTTCGAAGAACGGTCAACCTGAGTACCCTACCGTTGCTACAGGATCACAGGATTCCTATCCAAGCTACAAAGCACATCACCCAGTGATCCCTACTTCAGTTGGAGGATCAAGTGGTGATGATCAACCGGAACAAGGGAACCCGCAGCCATCTGTTCCAGCTCAAGGCTCAGCAGAGGCCATCAACAATATGCCGATGAATCCCTCTCAGCCATCATCCCCGAAGAGCTTGACAACGGAAACACGCATTATTACTACTACTCAACTCGGCAATTCAGCACTTCCATCTCAATCATCACCTATTGACCAGGGCCAAACTACTTCAGAGACGAAGGGGCTGCCCTATAATACACCAGTGGTTGTTTCAGAAGCTTGCATAAATAACCTTACATTGTGGATTACTATCACTGCATTAGTTGGAATATTTTTAATGTAA